The Bubalus bubalis isolate 160015118507 breed Murrah chromosome 16, NDDB_SH_1, whole genome shotgun sequence genome window below encodes:
- the SERPINH1 gene encoding serpin H1, giving the protein MRALLLISTICLLARALAAEVKKPAAAAAPGTAEKLSPKAATLAERSAGLAFSLYQAMAKDQAVENILLSPVVVASSLGLVSLGGKAATASQAKAVLSAEQLRDDEVHAGLGELLRSLSNSTARNVTWKLGSRLYGPSSVSFAEDFVRSSKQHYNCEHSKINFRDKRSALQSINEWAAQTTDGKLPEVTKDVERTDGALLVNAMFFKPHWDERFHHKMVDNRGFMVTRSYTVGVTMMHRTGLYNYYDDEKEKLQMVEMPLAHKLSSLIIIMPHHVEPLERLEKLLTKEQLKVWMGKMQKKAVAISLPKGVVEVTHDLQKHLAGLGLTEAIDKNKADLSRMSGKKDLYLASVFHATAFEWDTDGNPFDQDIYGREELRSPKLFYADHPFIFLVRDTQSGSLLFIGRLVRPKGDKMRDEL; this is encoded by the exons ATGCGTGCCCTCCTGCTCATCAGCACCATCTGCCTCCTGGCCAGGGCCCTGGCCGCTGAGGTGAAGAAACCTGCGGCTGCAGCAGCTCCGGGGACCGCGGAGAAGCTGAGCCCCAAGGCGGCCACGCTGGCTGAGCGCAGCGCCGGCCTGGCCTTCAGCCTATACCAGGCCATGGCCAAGGACCAGGCGGTGGAGAACATCCTGCTGTCACCCGTGGTGGTGGCCTCGTCCCTGGGGCTCGTGTCGCTGGGCGGCAAGGCGGCCACGGCATCGCAGGCCAAAGCGGTGCTGAGCGCCGAGCAGCTGCGCGACGACGAGGTGCACGCGGGCCTGGGCGAGCTGCTGCGCTCGCTCAGCAACAGCACGGCGCGCAACGTCACCTGGAAGCTGGGCAGCCGCCTGTACGGGCCCAGCTCCGTGAGCTTCGCAGAGGACTTCGTGCGCAGCAGCAAGCAGCACTACAACTGTGAGCACTCCAAGATCAACTTCCGCGACAAGCGGAGCGCCCTGCAGTCCATCAACGAGTGGGCGGCGCAGACCACCGACGGCAAGCTGCCCGAGGTCACCAAGGATGTGGAGCGCACCGATGGCGCGCTGCTGGTCAATGCCATGTTCTTCAAGC CGCACTGGGACGAGAGATTCCACCACAAGATGGTGGATAACCGAGGCTTCATGGTGACCCGTTCCTATACCGTGGGTGTCACCATGATGCACCGGACAG GTCTCTACAACTACTATGATGACGAGAAGGAGAAGCTGCAGATGGTGGAGATGCCTCTGGCGCACAAGCTGTCCAGCCTCATCATCATCATGCCCCACCACGTGGAGCCCCTTGAGCGCCTGGAAAAGCTGCTGACCAAAGAGCAGCTGAAAGTCTGGATGGGAAAGATGCAGAAGAAGGCTGTGGCCATCTCCCTGCCCAAGGGAGTGGTGGAGGTGACCCACGACTTACAG AAAcacttggctgggctgggtctgaCCGAGGCCATCGACAAGAACAAGGCAGACCTGTCTCGCATGTCGGGCAAGAAGGACCTATACCTGGCCAGCGTGTTCCACGCCACTGCCTTCGAGTGGGACACGGACGGCAACCCCTTCGACCAGGACATCTATGGGCGTGAGGAGCTGCGCAGCCCCAAGCTCTTCTATGCCGACCACCCCTTCATCTTCCTGGTTCGAGACACCCAGAGCGGCTCTCTGCTGTTCATTGGGCGCCTAGTCCGGCCCAAGGGCGACAAGATGCGAGACGAGTTGTAG